TGGACGAGCTTCACTTGTCTCATGCTGCGTAAGGATGATGTCAACTCATCATGGTCCTTTCAACCTGGATCGGGAGCCGATGGATGAACAGAGGCACTCCTCCTTGTCGAACCATGGCAGCGCGGGATCTCCAACTCTGTCACAATATCCTAGAGTTGTGAGAGCAATGTTCCGGATTGAGTCCGAAACATGTCTAGCCCTTCGCTAGCACCCTTCCAATTCTCTCTGCAACATCCTTCGACATGTCATCGGCAGGAATAATCTCTATCATCTCCGGGCTGGAGGCTCCAAGGCCGAGCTCAACGGCTCTTCGGATCTGGTCCTGTCTGAAGATGGCCTTCTTGTCAATTTTGTTCGTGCTCCCATGCATCTTCAAAGTTGCAATGCCTACCGAATCCAGTGCTATTCGGTCGGAGGAGGCGAAAGTCAGGTCTGCCTTCCACTTCGAGCCAGACATAGGGCCTCCTGTGTAGAACGCCTCGACCCCATCCATGACCACCAGCGCCGGCTTGTACGGGTAGTTCATCTCGGCAATCATGTTCCTCTGGTTGATCACAGATGTGTGCAACTCGGTCATGTTGCTTCGGTGAACCATCCCAGTCGTCAACTTCAGAGACATAGTGAAATGTCCTCCGTACTGATGCGTCTTCAGGCAGCACAGACCTATGACAGCATCCGCCTCGAGAACCGGCTTGGCGAACCAGAAACCGTTCATCCAGTGGCTGCCGGGCGGTTTCACCTTCACGTAGTTGCTCTTCGGCATCTCGTCGAACACCAGGCACTCGAATCCCAGCTCCTCCGCCAATGCAAAAACACCCTTCTCCTGAAAGACCCTGCTTGTCTTGGCGGGGCCGCTTCTGTCTCCAACAACTATCTTCTTCGGCCCCTGCTCCTTGATCAGTTCGATCAATGTCCTCAGTGTGTCGATGTGGGTGGACCCAGGTGCCGGGTCGGCCGTATTGAAGTTCGGTTTGACCATGACAGTCTTCCCACGGAGGTCTGGCATTCCGAGTGTCCCGACGACTTTCCTTGTCCCACTCGCCCTGTCTGGGTCGAGAGCGACAACGACTTTCGATTTGGGCATGTGGTAGCATCTTCCTAGGTCGTGACTGTGAGTGAATGGTCTGCTTTTACCTTTTCGCAGAAATAACGCTGAGAGCGAGGTCGACAGCCTTCTTGGGACTATCAACTTCGATCAGGTCCGGAATCGGCTTGGTGTGTGCCTTTTGTAGCTTCCAGGAGCGCAGGCCGATGACAGTCTTCCCCAGGTTGAGTGCATGGGCGATTTCCGAGAGCGTCCCGAACTCCCCTCCGACCGCGATGACAACATCGGCCGTCTTCACGAGCATGACGTTTCTACCCATCCCCATGCCCGTGACAATCGGTATCTGGACATACGGGTTTGCGTCGTTTCTGTTGTCCGAGGGTATTATCCCGATAGTGAGCCCACCCTCCCTTCTTGCACCTTTGCACGCGGCCTCCATCACACCCGTGAGGCCGCCGCATACGACAGCCGCCCCTCTTTTCGCTATCTCTGCGCCGACCTCCTCCGCGAGGATTAAGAGTTCTCCTTCCGCCTTGCTGGAGCCTATGACACCAACGATCTTGAATCCCACGATCGACGTAATCGCCCTTTGGGTTCATAAGCTCGAGCCGGTTTCATTTCCGCGAAAGAGGTTTTCCAACGACATGTTTATTAACCCAGCTGTGCGATATTAGCCGACCATAATCGGAGGGATCCCCCGATGCCAGACATCAGAGAAAGAGTAGAGGAAGATCAGGGCATTTTGAAGAAGATACAGAGCGTCATTCCTGGATTCCGTGGTTACCGGAAGAAGGAGGACCTCAGGGATGCGGACAGGATGCTCCGCATGCAGCTCGCTGACAAGCTCGGCTTGCAGAGGCGAGGGCTCGAGGAGTGTAGGGGCGTTCTCGTGCAGAGCTATGGCTCCAAGGAGATCGAGACGCTTGGTGGACTCATATTCACGTTCAAGAAGGTCGAGGGCCTCGTGACCCATGCGGAGATGGGCTATTCCGGCATTGCCGCCGACATCCAGATCAAGGAGGATGAGCTCGACAGGCTCTATGAGTTCGACGCGGCTATGCTCGACCACATAACATCCATTGCGGCAAGCATAGACTCGCTCAAGAACTCGCTGATGGCTGCCGATGAGCAGAACAGCTACAAGGACCTCATGAACATCAAGGCGAGGATAACCGCATTCGAGGACCAGTTCAACAGACGGATGAACGTCATCCAGGGGACGGAGGTGTGATAGATGAGTCTGATAGGTGCGGATACATTCAAGTGGGAGGACATCGACAAGCGTCAGAACATCATGTATCGGATGCCCAGGAACATCAAGTTTAACGACAACATAGTCGTGAGAGAAGACGAGATGGCCGTCTTCTTCAGGGACGGCAAGGCGCTCGCGTACATAGACAGGCCAGACAGGTACGCGCTTACATCGCTGAACGCACCCATAGTGGGCAAGATAGTCAAGTTCCTCTCGGGCGTACAGCAACAGGCCGAGGTCGTCTACCTTC
The Candidatus Thermoplasmatota archaeon genome window above contains:
- a CDS encoding DUF362 domain-containing protein — its product is MPKSKVVVALDPDRASGTRKVVGTLGMPDLRGKTVMVKPNFNTADPAPGSTHIDTLRTLIELIKEQGPKKIVVGDRSGPAKTSRVFQEKGVFALAEELGFECLVFDEMPKSNYVKVKPPGSHWMNGFWFAKPVLEADAVIGLCCLKTHQYGGHFTMSLKLTTGMVHRSNMTELHTSVINQRNMIAEMNYPYKPALVVMDGVEAFYTGGPMSGSKWKADLTFASSDRIALDSVGIATLKMHGSTNKIDKKAIFRQDQIRRAVELGLGASSPEMIEIIPADDMSKDVAERIGRVLAKG
- a CDS encoding TIGR00725 family protein; the encoded protein is MGFKIVGVIGSSKAEGELLILAEEVGAEIAKRGAAVVCGGLTGVMEAACKGARREGGLTIGIIPSDNRNDANPYVQIPIVTGMGMGRNVMLVKTADVVIAVGGEFGTLSEIAHALNLGKTVIGLRSWKLQKAHTKPIPDLIEVDSPKKAVDLALSVISAKR